Proteins encoded within one genomic window of Thiothrix litoralis:
- a CDS encoding glycosyltransferase family 2 protein: MINIDKPLVSVVIPTYNHAQYLGRALQSVFDQTYNNWEAIVVDNHSTDNTDEILSNFIDPRIVVLKVNNNGIIAVSRNAGINVAKGEWIAFLDSDDWWTKDKLEICLQYPNNQNDIIYHDLEIISDQPRYFRPKLIKSWQTKKPVTIDLLTRGNALATSSVTVRKRLLEQVNGMNENRAMVGSEDYNTWLHIANLTEKFKYVPKKLGFYQLHKNGISQKNMFYPMTHATSEFLYLLNTKQKNKNLANLNYTKGRFEYLAGNHIEANKRLFFSTKHGRLDLKIKGILMLISSLFTSK, translated from the coding sequence ATGATAAATATAGACAAACCATTAGTATCTGTGGTTATACCCACTTATAACCATGCTCAATATTTAGGTCGTGCATTACAATCAGTATTCGATCAAACGTATAATAATTGGGAGGCTATTGTTGTAGATAATCACTCTACTGATAATACAGATGAAATTTTATCAAACTTCATAGATCCACGCATTGTCGTATTAAAAGTCAATAACAACGGCATAATTGCAGTATCAAGAAATGCAGGAATAAATGTTGCTAAAGGTGAATGGATTGCATTTTTAGACTCTGATGATTGGTGGACAAAAGACAAACTTGAAATATGCCTACAATATCCAAATAATCAAAATGACATTATTTATCATGATCTTGAAATTATTAGCGATCAACCTCGTTACTTCAGACCAAAACTTATCAAATCATGGCAAACAAAAAAACCTGTAACAATTGATTTATTAACAAGAGGCAATGCTCTTGCCACATCGTCTGTTACGGTAAGAAAGAGACTACTTGAACAGGTTAATGGCATGAACGAAAATCGTGCCATGGTAGGATCCGAAGATTATAACACATGGTTACATATTGCCAATCTTACTGAAAAGTTTAAGTATGTACCAAAAAAACTAGGATTTTACCAATTACATAAAAACGGCATTTCACAAAAAAATATGTTCTATCCAATGACACATGCAACAAGTGAGTTTCTTTACTTACTAAATACCAAACAAAAAAACAAGAACTTAGCAAACTTAAATTACACCAAAGGACGATTTGAATATTTAGCAGGCAATCACATCGAAGCAAATAAAAGACTATTTTTTAGCACTAAGCATGGAAGATTAGATTTAAAAATCAAAGGTATACTTATGTTAATTTCTAGCTTATTCACCTCTAAATGA
- a CDS encoding NAD-dependent epimerase/dehydratase — translation MATILITGGFGFVGGRVAVHLAQTGYQVILGSRNAVTPPEWLPQAKVVQMLWDDVATLEKCCTGVDIVIHAAGMNAQDCVADPVAALAFNGVATARLVAVAKRAGVSRFIYFSTAHVYDSPLVGTITEEQCPRNLHPYATSHLAGEQAVLSATQYGTMQGIVLRLSNAFGAPTHNDVNCWMLLVNDLCKQAVQSHKLVLQTSGLQYRDFIGMSDVCRVTQDLVEIPSELLQTNLFNIGSGVSQTVLEIAQLIQQRSLAILGFEPMLHRPETTSNEYHQNLKFSNHRLDTLGIEVQNTEKTIEIDNLLKFCAAFFIAKKSPL, via the coding sequence ATGGCTACGATACTGATCACAGGTGGTTTCGGTTTCGTAGGCGGACGAGTTGCAGTACATCTAGCACAAACAGGCTACCAAGTTATTCTGGGATCGCGCAATGCTGTTACCCCTCCAGAGTGGCTGCCACAAGCCAAAGTGGTACAAATGCTATGGGATGATGTTGCTACTCTTGAAAAGTGCTGTACTGGTGTAGATATTGTCATACATGCAGCGGGTATGAATGCACAGGATTGTGTTGCTGATCCGGTGGCTGCCTTGGCGTTTAACGGTGTGGCGACTGCACGATTGGTCGCCGTAGCCAAACGTGCAGGGGTATCACGTTTCATCTACTTCTCCACTGCACATGTTTATGATAGCCCTCTCGTTGGTACTATCACCGAGGAGCAATGCCCACGCAACTTGCACCCTTATGCAACTTCACATCTTGCAGGGGAACAGGCAGTATTAAGTGCAACTCAATACGGAACAATGCAGGGTATTGTATTGCGATTATCCAATGCTTTTGGCGCACCAACACATAACGATGTCAACTGCTGGATGTTGTTAGTCAATGATCTATGTAAACAAGCCGTTCAATCACATAAGTTAGTTTTACAAACAAGTGGGCTACAATATCGCGATTTTATTGGCATGAGTGATGTCTGCCGTGTTACTCAAGATTTAGTTGAGATTCCATCTGAGCTACTGCAAACCAATCTATTTAATATAGGCTCAGGTGTATCGCAAACTGTACTGGAAATAGCACAACTGATTCAACAAAGATCACTTGCTATATTAGGCTTTGAACCGATGCTACATAGACCTGAAACAACCTCAAATGAATATCACCAAAATTTAAAATTCAGTAATCATCGTTTAGATACATTAGGTATAGAAGTCCAAAATACAGAAAAGACAATTGAAATTGATAATTTATTAAAATTTTGTGCTGCCTTCTTCATAGCAAAAAAATCACCCCTATGA
- the rfbF gene encoding glucose-1-phosphate cytidylyltransferase: protein MKVILLAGGFGTRLSEYTGVIPKPMVPIGGKPILWHIMQTYARFGHKDFYVALGYKAEVIKEYFLNYRSLNADFTVDLASGNVTPHQIDSVDWRVTLANTGANSMTGGRVKRLQSFIGNETFMLTYGDGVADIDLDALLDFHRSHGKMVTVSAVRPTARFGELEIDGARVASFQEKPQLHDGWINGGYFVIEPEFFDLIAGDDTMLEREPLEQATKAGELMAYRHDGFWHCMDTKRDHELLESLWANDAPWKV from the coding sequence ATGAAAGTTATTCTTCTTGCCGGGGGATTCGGCACTCGATTATCTGAATATACTGGCGTTATCCCAAAACCGATGGTACCGATAGGTGGAAAACCTATTCTCTGGCATATTATGCAAACCTATGCTCGCTTCGGACACAAGGATTTTTATGTCGCATTAGGCTATAAAGCAGAGGTCATTAAAGAATACTTCCTAAATTACCGCTCCCTTAATGCTGATTTTACAGTCGATCTAGCTAGCGGCAATGTTACGCCCCACCAAATTGATTCCGTAGATTGGCGAGTGACACTAGCCAATACAGGTGCTAACTCAATGACGGGTGGGCGAGTCAAACGACTGCAATCCTTTATTGGTAACGAAACATTTATGTTGACTTATGGTGATGGGGTTGCCGATATTGACTTAGATGCACTACTCGACTTTCACCGTAGCCATGGAAAAATGGTGACGGTCTCTGCCGTGCGTCCTACTGCTCGCTTTGGTGAGTTAGAAATAGATGGAGCGCGAGTAGCCAGTTTCCAGGAAAAACCACAATTACACGATGGCTGGATCAACGGCGGCTATTTTGTGATTGAACCGGAATTCTTCGATTTGATTGCAGGTGACGATACCATGTTAGAACGAGAGCCTTTAGAACAAGCCACAAAAGCAGGCGAGTTAATGGCTTACCGTCATGACGGTTTCTGGCACTGCATGGACACAAAACGTGATCACGAATTATTAGAATCACTATGGGCGAACGATGCCCCATGGAAAGTTTGA
- a CDS encoding dTDP-4-dehydrorhamnose 3,5-epimerase family protein yields the protein MIDGVIVTPLRQIFDERGKVMHMLREDSPVFSRFGEIYFSCTHPGVVKAWHLHKEMTLNYAVIYGEIKFVLFDDRPDSPTRGEVQELFISPENYMLVTVPPMIWNGFKCVGTVASIVANCATLPHHPDELVRRSPSDTSIPYQWALEHR from the coding sequence ATGATAGACGGCGTAATTGTTACTCCTCTTCGACAAATTTTTGATGAGCGTGGCAAAGTCATGCACATGCTACGTGAAGACTCTCCTGTTTTCTCAAGATTTGGGGAGATTTATTTTTCTTGTACTCATCCAGGTGTCGTCAAAGCTTGGCATTTACATAAAGAAATGACATTAAATTATGCCGTTATTTACGGTGAAATAAAGTTTGTACTATTTGATGATCGCCCTGATAGCCCTACTCGGGGTGAAGTTCAAGAACTGTTTATTTCCCCAGAAAATTATATGTTAGTCACTGTTCCACCCATGATATGGAACGGTTTCAAATGTGTTGGGACTGTGGCTTCCATCGTAGCTAACTGTGCCACTTTACCGCATCATCCTGATGAACTTGTACGTCGCTCTCCTAGTGATACGAGTATTCCGTATCAGTGGGCATTAGAACACCGTTAA
- the rfbG gene encoding CDP-glucose 4,6-dehydratase, translating into MTNMKDIFQHLKGRRVFITGHTGFKGSWLAFLLHEIGADVMGFALSPATTPSHFDLLNLSQKIKHVEGDIRDASTLSKTLNDFQPEFVFHLAAQALVRPSYDDPTATFSTNVLGSVHLLDAVRQCESVRSLVYITSDKCYENVEWIWGYRENDPLGGRDPYSASKAAAEIVFSSYERSFFTHRPLLGAASTRAGNVIGGGDWAVDRIIPDCIRAINADNPIRLRSPNATRPWQHVLEPLAGYLLLAVRLYEEPQRWNGSWNFGPSTHEVRTVQNVAEIIIDHLGRGNIEIVESQTQVHEARLLQLNCDKAHQLLNWYPRWNADTTLKATALWYKAIMEGQDAEQITRTQIHAFFPELT; encoded by the coding sequence ATGACGAATATGAAAGATATTTTCCAACACCTTAAAGGGCGACGTGTATTTATTACTGGTCACACTGGTTTTAAAGGCTCATGGTTAGCATTTTTATTACACGAGATTGGTGCAGATGTCATGGGCTTTGCACTTTCCCCTGCAACAACTCCCAGTCATTTCGACTTGCTGAATCTATCCCAAAAAATTAAGCATGTTGAAGGTGATATAAGAGATGCCTCAACGTTATCCAAAACACTAAACGATTTTCAGCCTGAATTTGTTTTTCATTTGGCCGCTCAAGCTTTAGTCAGACCCTCTTATGATGACCCAACAGCCACTTTTTCAACCAACGTCTTAGGCTCAGTTCATTTGCTGGATGCAGTTCGTCAATGTGAATCAGTACGTTCCTTGGTTTATATCACTTCGGACAAGTGTTACGAGAATGTTGAATGGATTTGGGGCTACAGAGAAAATGACCCACTGGGTGGTAGAGACCCTTACAGCGCATCCAAAGCGGCAGCAGAAATTGTTTTCTCATCTTATGAGAGATCTTTTTTTACTCACAGACCATTATTGGGTGCTGCTAGTACCCGTGCAGGCAATGTGATTGGTGGTGGTGATTGGGCAGTAGACCGTATCATTCCAGATTGCATCCGCGCTATTAACGCAGATAATCCTATACGCTTGCGTAGTCCTAACGCTACTCGACCTTGGCAACATGTGCTAGAACCATTGGCAGGTTACTTGTTGTTAGCAGTGCGTTTATACGAAGAACCTCAACGTTGGAATGGTTCATGGAATTTCGGACCATCCACTCATGAAGTGCGTACAGTCCAGAATGTTGCAGAAATAATAATAGATCATCTAGGAAGGGGGAATATTGAAATTGTTGAGTCTCAAACACAGGTTCATGAAGCAAGATTACTACAACTGAACTGTGACAAGGCACATCAGTTACTTAACTGGTATCCACGTTGGAATGCTGATACAACGCTCAAAGCAACCGCTCTCTGGTACAAAGCCATTATGGAAGGTCAGGATGCAGAGCAAATTACCCGAACTCAAATTCACGCATTTTTCCCGGAGTTAACATGA
- a CDS encoding glycosyltransferase family 4 protein, with protein sequence MLANFFNSELINNDYDISFSYVYSIPYSMGFQKRVHKKTTVHPLSFINLSDHTILPSWLPLISRKLLMGIARLVISIPLLTYQTIVLYQLFKKIKPDVLHINNGGYPAAKSARAAAIAGKFASIPKIIMVVNNMAVGYNHYSRWFDYPIDRLVVHSVSMFITGSKAASERLRKVLSLPIQQTHAIHNGITLRDSTSTITETRKRLNLDRFDGVVFGVVALLIPRKGHQILLNAVLELIQEKKMIGNTFKVLIEGDGFLRETLISFVTQNKLEQFVTFVGEEANVVDFMNAIDILILPSIQDEDFPNVILEAMALGKPVIASRLAGTPEQVIDGVTGFLVAPRDAKQLAEAMHTLILNQQLREQMGKMASTEFSTHFTTQIALNNYSDLYTKLIKESQ encoded by the coding sequence ATGCTGGCTAATTTCTTCAACTCTGAACTAATTAACAATGACTATGATATATCTTTTAGCTACGTTTACTCTATTCCTTACAGTATGGGTTTTCAGAAAAGAGTCCATAAAAAAACCACAGTTCATCCACTAAGCTTTATAAACTTGTCTGATCACACAATATTACCTTCATGGCTGCCATTAATTTCTCGCAAATTATTGATGGGAATCGCACGATTAGTTATTAGCATTCCACTACTCACCTATCAGACAATAGTACTGTACCAATTATTTAAAAAAATAAAGCCAGATGTTCTCCATATAAATAATGGTGGTTATCCAGCAGCAAAATCAGCTAGGGCTGCGGCTATTGCAGGAAAATTTGCATCTATTCCTAAAATAATCATGGTTGTCAATAATATGGCTGTAGGTTACAACCATTATTCTCGTTGGTTTGACTATCCCATCGACAGGCTGGTAGTCCACTCTGTTTCGATGTTTATAACAGGTTCAAAAGCAGCCAGTGAACGTTTACGTAAAGTACTGAGCCTACCAATACAACAGACCCATGCCATTCATAATGGCATTACCTTGCGTGACTCAACTAGTACTATTACTGAAACCCGTAAACGGCTGAATTTAGACCGTTTTGACGGGGTAGTATTTGGTGTAGTAGCACTGCTAATTCCTAGGAAAGGACATCAAATTTTATTAAATGCTGTTTTGGAGCTAATACAAGAAAAAAAAATGATAGGCAATACGTTTAAAGTATTAATTGAAGGTGATGGTTTTCTTCGCGAAACGCTTATTTCGTTTGTAACACAGAATAAACTAGAACAATTCGTAACTTTTGTTGGTGAAGAAGCCAATGTTGTGGATTTCATGAATGCCATAGATATATTGATACTTCCATCAATACAAGATGAGGATTTTCCCAATGTGATCTTGGAAGCAATGGCATTAGGCAAGCCAGTGATAGCGAGCCGCTTAGCTGGCACACCTGAACAGGTAATTGATGGTGTAACAGGTTTTTTAGTAGCACCTCGTGATGCTAAGCAACTAGCTGAAGCTATGCATACTCTAATACTCAATCAGCAGCTTAGAGAACAAATGGGAAAAATGGCATCGACAGAATTCAGCACCCACTTTACTACTCAAATAGCATTAAACAACTATAGTGATTTGTATACAAAACTTATTAAGGAATCCCAATGA
- a CDS encoding NAD-dependent epimerase/dehydratase family protein translates to MSTGKHILITGSNGFLGKNLCTKLLRNNFEVTGIDFKEGNITHKLFNSITTDLTKKEDTIKAIAKIKPDYVIHLASLKNRISTKNEFFTSHHANLLIASNLIEACLDFLNLKRFVFLGSCDEYGDITLPFNENQQEQPSNSYGLSKLAITKLLLSLSQSHNFPAVVLRPTVIYGPEQGNEMFLPALIQSLLSKKDFAMTQGGQLRDFVYIDDVIAAIISSINANDEVNGNVINIGAGNSHRIKDIALVIANLIGSDAMKHLKFGALPYRQNEVMNYAVNINRAQGKIHWKPEIQIEDGLRKTIEYYQSQISKN, encoded by the coding sequence GTGAGCACAGGAAAACACATATTAATTACCGGATCTAATGGTTTCTTAGGCAAAAACTTATGCACCAAGCTATTAAGAAATAATTTTGAAGTTACTGGTATAGACTTTAAAGAAGGTAACATTACTCATAAACTATTCAATAGCATCACGACAGATTTAACTAAAAAAGAAGATACCATTAAAGCCATAGCAAAAATCAAACCTGACTATGTAATTCATTTGGCTAGTTTAAAAAACAGAATCAGCACCAAGAACGAATTTTTCACATCCCATCATGCTAACTTATTAATAGCTTCAAATCTTATTGAAGCTTGCCTTGACTTTTTAAATTTAAAACGATTTGTTTTTCTAGGTTCTTGCGATGAATATGGTGATATAACTTTGCCTTTTAATGAAAATCAACAAGAGCAACCCTCAAATAGCTATGGTTTATCAAAACTAGCTATTACAAAATTACTACTTTCCTTAAGCCAATCTCATAACTTTCCAGCAGTCGTATTGCGTCCAACAGTCATTTATGGACCAGAACAGGGTAATGAAATGTTCTTACCCGCATTAATTCAAAGCTTACTCAGCAAAAAAGATTTCGCCATGACTCAAGGAGGACAATTACGTGACTTTGTTTACATTGATGATGTTATCGCTGCCATCATTAGCAGCATAAATGCCAACGATGAGGTTAATGGAAACGTCATTAATATTGGTGCAGGAAATTCTCATCGCATAAAAGATATTGCATTAGTGATAGCCAATTTAATTGGCTCTGATGCTATGAAACATTTAAAATTTGGCGCATTGCCTTATAGACAAAATGAAGTTATGAATTATGCTGTAAACATTAATCGTGCACAGGGAAAAATTCACTGGAAGCCAGAAATACAGATAGAGGATGGTCTGAGAAAAACAATTGAATATTATCAATCTCAGATCAGTAAAAACTAA
- a CDS encoding class I SAM-dependent methyltransferase, protein MIKSQTEQPQLKILDLGCGKKKRPGSIGVDYSDRHNADIIHDLNIFPYPFESNSIDQIYLDNVLEHLDQPMRVMEEIYRITKVGGKVKVIVPYFRSIWAFIDPTHKTFYTVDSFAYYDPRHIICQRYDYTPARFLVEKIVFNESLTNDLFKKIIIKIANKYPNRYETYLSHLYPLDDITYYLTKP, encoded by the coding sequence ATGATTAAATCACAAACAGAACAGCCACAACTTAAAATACTTGATCTTGGATGTGGCAAAAAAAAGAGACCTGGTAGTATCGGTGTTGACTACTCTGATCGGCATAATGCCGATATTATTCATGACCTTAATATTTTCCCTTATCCATTTGAAAGCAATTCAATTGATCAGATTTACTTAGATAATGTACTAGAACACCTGGACCAGCCGATGAGAGTAATGGAAGAAATTTATCGTATTACTAAAGTCGGAGGAAAAGTTAAAGTTATCGTTCCTTATTTTCGCTCCATATGGGCATTTATTGACCCCACTCATAAGACTTTTTATACAGTAGATTCTTTTGCTTACTATGACCCGCGACATATTATTTGCCAGCGTTATGATTATACGCCCGCAAGGTTCTTAGTTGAGAAAATTGTATTTAATGAGTCTCTTACCAATGATTTGTTTAAAAAAATAATTATAAAAATAGCAAATAAATACCCTAATCGCTATGAGACATATTTGAGCCATTTATATCCTCTTGATGATATTACATACTACTTAACAAAACCATAA
- a CDS encoding LIC12162 family transferase, translated as MKKTLTKELDNNIPRYLITTSDEQTWKFDRPVVFLGEWCLLHSRKHIWQEMDAVVAPSYGLEPTQKDADYAEAKSLEQKILPKLSEILNKHHNKQYSQRSWKIILGHWLRRYINVIINRTKSLEQCFQHYDISGTTTYNKNSYTLAVSDSYTAIWAFNDGHWNNILIAEILDLLEKKDISTDQIEINSGKNYFSFKKAASYDLSPVKKHALSLYKKTTKLTEKYLTKKSDAVIINSYLPHKEVIKLQLVLSQFPQLWKSSPITIASKVDNLLRESLSKKLIIQSDNTTEGIVQSLLFKLLPTCYLEGFKELESITHQQLWPKYPKFIFTSNNFDTDEVFKLWTAQKTESGTLYITGQHGNNYGTYRYMNPSIEEETADKFLTWGWTDGLPQHIPTFIFKTANQKKASYNPQGGLLLIELCETHRITTWDSTEEFKYYFDNQLLFISTLGSDIKRQTTIRLHAQYRNMNWDEEARWQAFDQSIKVDTGKTNIKKLISNSRLVVHSYDSTGILETLSSNIPTLAFWQNDFYHLRESAKPYYEKLLNAGIIHLTPQSIAIKIKEIWNNVDEWWMQSEVQDARKQFCDRYAKISHTPAIDIKKILLSSIND; from the coding sequence ATGAAAAAGACATTAACTAAAGAATTAGATAACAATATCCCTAGGTATTTAATTACCACATCTGATGAACAAACATGGAAATTCGACAGACCCGTAGTATTTCTTGGAGAATGGTGTCTACTCCATAGTAGAAAGCACATTTGGCAGGAAATGGATGCAGTTGTGGCTCCTTCCTATGGGTTGGAACCAACTCAAAAAGATGCCGATTACGCTGAAGCAAAGTCTTTAGAACAAAAAATATTACCCAAATTAAGTGAAATCCTTAATAAACATCATAATAAACAATATAGCCAACGTTCTTGGAAAATTATCCTTGGTCATTGGCTAAGACGCTATATCAATGTTATTATTAATCGCACAAAAAGTTTAGAGCAATGTTTTCAGCATTACGATATTTCAGGTACTACAACATATAATAAAAACAGCTACACATTAGCAGTCTCTGATTCATATACTGCAATATGGGCATTTAATGATGGTCACTGGAACAATATATTAATAGCAGAAATATTAGACCTTTTAGAAAAAAAAGATATATCAACAGATCAAATTGAAATTAATTCTGGGAAAAACTACTTTTCCTTCAAAAAAGCTGCAAGCTATGATTTATCACCAGTCAAAAAACATGCACTTTCGCTTTATAAAAAAACAACGAAACTTACTGAAAAGTATTTAACTAAAAAATCTGATGCTGTTATTATTAACAGTTACCTCCCTCACAAAGAGGTTATTAAACTACAACTAGTATTATCGCAATTTCCACAGCTATGGAAGTCATCGCCGATTACCATAGCATCAAAAGTAGATAACCTATTGAGAGAAAGTCTATCAAAAAAACTAATTATACAATCTGATAACACAACAGAGGGTATAGTACAATCGCTACTATTTAAGTTACTTCCTACATGTTATTTAGAAGGTTTTAAAGAGCTAGAAAGTATAACTCATCAACAGTTATGGCCTAAATATCCGAAATTCATTTTTACAAGTAATAATTTCGATACTGATGAAGTGTTCAAACTATGGACAGCACAAAAAACTGAGTCAGGCACACTTTATATTACTGGGCAACATGGTAATAACTACGGTACTTACCGCTACATGAACCCTTCTATTGAAGAAGAAACAGCAGATAAATTCCTGACTTGGGGTTGGACTGATGGTCTACCGCAACACATTCCTACTTTTATATTTAAAACAGCCAATCAAAAAAAAGCAAGCTATAACCCACAGGGTGGATTACTATTGATAGAATTATGCGAAACTCATCGGATAACAACATGGGATAGTACCGAAGAGTTCAAGTATTACTTTGACAATCAACTATTATTTATCAGCACTCTTGGATCAGATATAAAAAGACAAACAACTATTAGACTTCATGCTCAATATCGGAATATGAATTGGGATGAAGAGGCTAGATGGCAAGCATTTGATCAATCAATCAAAGTAGATACTGGCAAAACAAACATCAAAAAATTGATTTCTAATTCCAGGTTAGTTGTTCACAGTTATGATTCAACAGGTATTCTCGAAACTTTATCATCAAACATTCCAACTCTTGCTTTTTGGCAGAATGATTTTTATCATCTGCGAGAGAGCGCAAAACCTTACTATGAAAAACTACTTAATGCAGGAATTATTCATTTAACACCACAATCTATTGCAATAAAAATAAAGGAAATTTGGAACAATGTTGATGAATGGTGGATGCAAAGTGAGGTTCAAGATGCTAGAAAGCAATTTTGTGACAGATATGCAAAAATCAGTCACACCCCAGCGATAGACATTAAAAAAATCTTATTGAGTTCGATCAATGATTAA
- the pseI gene encoding pseudaminic acid synthase, which yields MKKALNIFINKRAIGADQAPYIIAEMSANHNGDINNAFKIIEVAKSAGADAVKLQTYRPDTITLDCDSEDFQIHGGLWDGKTLYQLYSEAYMPWDWHKPLFDYAHKLGITIFSSPFDNTAIDLLEDLNAPAYKIASFEAVDLPLIKYAASTGKPMIISTGMANAEEIQEAIEAAREGGCKELAILHCVSGYPAPAADYNLRTIPDMIQRFGLVTGLSDHTIDNTTAITSIALGASIIEKHVTLDRKGGGPDDSFSLEPQELAALCRDTKTAWEALGQVDYGMKASERGNVKFRRSLYFVKDMEVGEVITEECVRSVRPGFGLAPKYFNTLLGKKLQHDVKEKTAITWNAIER from the coding sequence ATGAAAAAAGCACTTAATATATTCATCAATAAGCGAGCCATTGGAGCAGATCAAGCACCTTATATTATTGCTGAAATGTCTGCTAACCATAATGGTGACATCAATAACGCTTTCAAAATTATTGAAGTCGCAAAATCGGCTGGAGCGGATGCCGTCAAGCTACAAACATATAGACCCGATACGATTACTTTAGATTGCGACTCTGAAGACTTCCAGATACATGGCGGCTTATGGGATGGAAAAACACTCTATCAACTGTACTCAGAAGCCTACATGCCTTGGGATTGGCATAAACCGCTATTCGATTACGCCCATAAACTGGGCATTACCATTTTCAGCTCACCCTTCGATAATACGGCGATTGACTTACTGGAAGACTTAAACGCTCCCGCCTATAAAATTGCCTCATTTGAAGCCGTTGATCTTCCACTAATCAAATACGCTGCCAGTACCGGCAAGCCGATGATTATCTCAACCGGTATGGCAAATGCGGAAGAAATTCAGGAAGCCATTGAAGCCGCCCGTGAAGGTGGCTGCAAAGAGCTTGCCATCTTACATTGCGTCAGCGGCTACCCTGCCCCAGCGGCTGATTACAACTTGCGAACTATACCCGATATGATTCAGCGGTTTGGTTTGGTGACCGGGCTTTCTGACCACACCATTGACAACACCACCGCGATTACCAGTATTGCCTTGGGTGCATCCATCATTGAAAAGCATGTGACACTTGACCGTAAAGGTGGTGGGCCGGATGACAGCTTCTCACTAGAGCCGCAGGAATTGGCAGCCTTATGCCGCGATACAAAAACGGCTTGGGAAGCCTTGGGGCAAGTGGACTATGGGATGAAAGCCAGCGAGCGGGGGAATGTGAAGTTTCGGCGGTCGTTGTATTTTGTGAAGGATATGGAGGTGGGGGAAGTGATTACAGAGGAGTGTGTGCGGAGTGTTAGGCCGGGGTTTGGGTTAGCTCCAAAGTATTTCAATACGTTATTAGGTAAAAAACTACAACATGATGTAAAAGAAAAGACAGCTATAACTTGGAATGCAATAGAAAGATGA